DNA sequence from the Cucumis melo cultivar AY chromosome 6, USDA_Cmelo_AY_1.0, whole genome shotgun sequence genome:
TTTAGGaatttagttatttatttaaacAAGCCACTTGATTGATTCTTTATGCGACCCTCAAACTCTCTTAAATTGTAACAGGATTATTGAGAATGAACTTTTCAAGCAGGATTGGAGGTCCAGAAGAAAAATTGAGATATTTCAGTATATCATTCTCAAATGGGCGTTGTGCCTTTGCATTGGTTTAATTACAGGGCTTGTTGGCTTCTTCAATAACATAGCTGTTGAGAACATTGCTGGTCACAAACTTCTCTTAACAAATAATCTCATGCTCAAGGAAAAGTAAGCTTTGAATGACAGGCAGTTTAAGAAGGATTCAATTCACATAGCACAAAAGAACTTTAGAAGCCTATTTAAGTTTCGAAATAGAATAATGTTAAGAGTATAGTATTAGAATTAATATTGTTAAGTAAAATTCTTTCACAATAATGCTAAGTGGGATACAAGTGaacaaattaattttgataTAGAAAATTGTATTAGGATTAATGTAGTACTAATACAAGAAACTTTAAGTTTGAGTTATGGACCATTGTGCCCTTCTCTTCTAAATTAATAGTTTGCATTTTATGTCTTCTTAATCAAGTTGTAGTCTAAGTTTGTGACAGGGTGTTAAAAGTAAATGTAAATTAATCCTGATAAGTTTGTACTTTCTAAGAACAGGTAATTGACCTTTTCGTCCGCTTTTAATGTCAAGAAGTTTGAGGATTCAATTACTTTTTCTATCATTCTTTTTATCCACCACACTTTGCAGTCTATATTGTATTATTCTTGTTCTGTAATTGTTCTGGATGATCTCAAAATCTTACCTCACTGCAAAATTGTTCATATGGCTTCTTTGATTTTTCCTTTCTGTGTTTCTTTTTCTGTATGCTATGTCCATCTGAAATTTATGTCATTCATAAAGATCTTATATAATCACCGACTGTGATGTGAACATTAGCTTCTTTGCAGGTACTTTCAGGCATTTGTAGTATACGTTGGTTCCAATAGTGTGTTAGCTGTTGCTGCTGCAATCCTCTGTGCCTATATTGCCCCTGCTGCTGCAGGTTCTGGCATACCTGAGGTGAAAGCATACCTCAACGGTATAGATGCTTATTCTATATTGGCTCCAAGCACCTTATTTGTGAAGGTAAGCCTCATTTTAGCAACATTCTGTTTTCTCTTTCTTGAATCATTTACAAATAACAAATAGTAGTTGCTTATTGTCTCAGTCATCATAGTTAAACTCACCACCATATATATAATAAGCATTTTGAATGATATAGTATCCTATTAGCCCAGTAGTTTTCAGCCAATACAAACAAAAACAAGGCCATTGAATTGTGAGTTGAAATGTgcattacttttttttaataaggaaTTCGTGTATATCATATATTGTAATGCACACATGTTTTAAGTGGATgaacaattaaatttttaatatttacttGTCTTTACCTTTAATATTTACTTATCTTTACCTGGAGATAATTGGAACTTCTTTACCCGATGTTTTtttaagagaaagaaaaaaaaaaaaaaaaagaagaagaagaagaagaagaaataaaaaactcTCAGTAGGAACTTCTTTTGTGACCCATTTCATCTTATCAATCAATGGTTATTGTTTCCTACCAAAAGTAAAAGtaaataatgatgatgatgatgatgatgatgaaacTGATGTAGTGAATTAAAATGGTTTAGGTTTATAATGTTGTAATAATTTcaattcttagtttcaatttgtTAATTGGTTTTAGGTGGTTGTCAAACCTTTGTGATGTATTTTTGTGGGTTGGTGTGGATTAGTTATTTTGTTGGTCATCAGTTTTTACTTTTCGTTGATTGTGGGTTGGTATCTTCTACAAATAGGGATGCCAGTCTATTGATATCGTTGCTAGACTATATTACTTCAGTTGCTCGCCAATTTATTCTCATTCTTTATGTGTTTATTTGATCAATAGTCTGTTCTCATAAAACAAtcctaaataattaaaaattctAATGATTAACTTTATTCGTTGTATTTGAAAttgtttcctttaaaaaaaaaactgtatCCAGTGAATTCTCATATAGATGCTTCTCTTGCATATAGATTCTAAAAGACAAGGTATTTTTAAGCTTAAGATGTCCTATTGTCATTACCCTTGTGATTAGAATGCTATCACAATTTGTTGTCTCACTCACTCTCCAGCTAAACCAGTTTGTATGATCCCAAAAGGGTGTTTTCTTTAGTAATTTACAATTTAAGTAAACAATGATATAATATGAACACGAATTATAGGTAAAAGCAGTGCTAAAACTTCTACTGTGTTTATGGTCCTCTGGAATGTGAGATCATCTTAAATCACCACTTGCTAAGTGCTAAACCATTGTGATgatagattttaaaatcttcCAATAACCATGTGGATTAACTTGGCAGATTTTTGGTTCCATATTTGCTGTTGCCGGGGGATTTGTTGTGGGTAAGGAAGGGCCCATGGTTCATACTGGTGCATGCATTGCCTCATTACTGGGACAAGGAGGCTCTCGCAAATATCGGTTGACTTGGAAGTGGCTcagatattttaaaaatgatagGGACAGGCGGGATTTAATCACTTGTGGTGCAGCAGCTGGTGTAGCAGCTGCCTTTCGGGCTCCAGTGGGTGGCGTTCTCTTTGCACTTGAAGAGGCAGCTTCAtggtctctctctctctttctctctctccacaGCACCGAAATGTCCGTTTTTGGCTGCTCAGTTTTTAGTCAATTTCTAGGGAACATGAGAGAAAGTTGATCTGAAAAGAAAATTGAGTCCAATATTTACAAAGCTTAGCTTACATGGCTAAGAGATGAAAACTTAAATTGATTGAGATAGGTGGGAAGTTATGCTTGTGAACATGTTAAGCTAGGTTTTGTCTTTTTCACTTTCTCTGGTATCTTGATTTTACTTAATGTGTTGAACTGCTTTCACATCCAATTGTAAACAATGGGTGCATTTAGAACATTTAAAGGTTCAAGATCGCTCTGTATCATATTTACTATGAACAACTTTTGCTCCATCATCATTGATAGATAATCCATGTTGTCGAGATTGTTAGGTGGAGGAGTGCTCTTCTCTGGAGGACCTTTTTCACGACTGCTGTAGTAGCTGTTGTCTTAAGGAGTTTCATGGAATTTTGCCGAGGGGGACAATGTGGGTTATTTGGCGAAGGGGGTCTCATCATGTTCAAGATCAATACTGAAAACTCCACTTATGGTACCCCAGATCTTATTGCAATTGTTTTACTTGGAGTTATTGGCGGTGTGTTTGGAAGCCTTTACAACTACCTCGTGGATAAGGTTCTCCGAACCTACAGCATCATAAATGAGTATGCtccatattttctttttaatgattttgGAAACAAAAGTTAATTTCCCCCCTTCTTTTACACCATACGCAGTTCTGTTATTGGAGATTCACTATCATTGACAGCTAAGATTGAATTGCAGGAGAGGTCCCGGCACGAAACTTATCCTTGTTGTTGCCGTTTCCATATTGACAACTTGTGTCTCATTTGGTCTTCCTTGGTTATCACAATGTTTACCATGCCCAACTGACTTGGATGATCAATGCCCAACCGTTGGTCGCTCAGGAAACTACAAGAACTTCCAATGCCCACCTGGCCATTATAATGATCTTGCTTCTTTATTTTTCAATACCAATGATGATGCCATCCGAAACCTGTTCACATCTGCTAATGACAAGCACTTTCAGCTCTCCTCACTATTTGTCTTCTTTGTTTCTATCTATTGTCTTGGCATTATTACTTATGGCATTGCTGTGCCTTCTGGGCTCTTCATTCCTGTTATTCTGGCCGGGGCCTCTTATGGTCGCATTGTAGGGAGATTATTTGGTTCAGTTGCTACTCTTGATGTCAGTCTCTATGCCCTTCTCGGAGCTGCATCCTTCCTTGGTGGCACTATGAGAATGACTGTTTCTCTCTGTGTCATACTCCTTGAGCTTACTAATAACCTTTTGATGCTCCCATTACTAATGTTGGTTCTTCTAATTTCAAAGTCGGTGGCAGATATTTTTAATAAAGGTGTCTATGATCAGATTGTGAAGATGAAAGGACTACCTTTTATGGAAGCCCATGCAGAACCATTTATGAGGCAATTGGTCGCTGGTGGTGTGGCTTCTGGTCCCTTAATTACGTTTTCTGGGATCGAAAAGGTCGATAACATTGTCCATGCTTTGAAAATGACAAACCACAATGGGTTTCCTGTAATTGATGAACCGCCTTTCTCAGATAGTTCAGAGCTTTGTGGGCTTGTTCTGAGGTCTCATCTACTTGTTTTgcttagagaaaaaaaatttactaagaAAAAGGTGTCACTTAGATCAGAAATTTGGAGGGGCTTCAAAGCACATGATTTTGCAAAACCAGGTTCTGGCAAAGGGGTGAAACTGGAAGATTTGGAATTCAACGAGGAGGAGCTGGAAATGTTTGTTGATCTTCATCCCATTACAAACACGTCACCCTACACAGTTGTAgaatcaatgtcactagccaaAGCCGCAATTCTCTTTCATGCACTGGGCTTGAGGCACTTGTTGGTGGTTCCAAAGACACCTGGGGTAAGACACCTTCTTATACTCTTACAAATATGCAACAGTTCCCTTCTGGCGCATGCTATATTTGATTATAAGTCGCTACACACATACTGTCTCTGCTTTATAATCATATATAATGGTGTCCAATGCGTTAAACTTCATGCATTCATTCTTGGGGAAGGCAAGCTAGTTTGTGCTCTCAGTCATTGCTATTCTCATTAACCATATCCATATAATGCCAATTCCTTTGTCAATCTTCATGCCTGAAGTTCAAGTAACTTTGTAGTTGTTGTGGCCTTTTTAACTTTCCTCTTGTACTATTGTCagtcttttctattttttttttctagatttaGATTATTTATCACTAACCTAACCTtgatactttttttttgttgatttacCTGGTGGATATTGACTTTGATGTAACTTATTGCAAGTTTGAATTTTGTTCGAAATATATTTTCAAgtgttttatttaaaaaataagttactttgaaaaaaaattagtgtTTGGCAACCACTAAAAACAGTTTTGGAAGTGTATTAGAGTTTTTATCAAAAGAATTTAAgataaaaatgagttttttataaatacttttttcttaagtcaatCTAAACGGACCCTTAGTGTTTCCAATGGGTTAGGGTCTCCAACGGGTTTAAATAACGAATGGACAACCATGCTTTTTTCTTGGTAAAAGGTTTAGAGACTGAAACAAAATACTTTGAAAGTCAATAGTTTACAACAAAATGAGATTCGGCCCCATCATAAATTCTTTGTTAAAGAGATACTTCAACGACATTTTGCAGAACTATCAACTCAAAGTCTTTTTCTAAATATAGTAATGATTCGACATTGATGAATATTTTGCAGAGGCCTCCTATTGCTGGAATTCTTACACGACACGACTTCATGCCGGAGCATATTCTGGGACTTTACCCGCATCTCAACCCCCACAAGTAGAATAATGCAAGGTTCTTTCCATATTACTTTCCCTTCTGTTGAGTTCTTATCTCGTGAGGATAAATTTGCTTCTTTTTTCCGTGTCCATACCATTTCTTTTGGAATTTTTGAAGTGCTGTAGGAGAAAAATCTGTGATGTGAAGTACACAAAACACACCTGCATGAACAGGAACTATTTACATTTTTACATGTCAATATCAGCTCattcaattattatttaatcTTCCCCTGTTTAGGTTGATGCTCTTGAGAATAAAGTGGTGTGTAATATATAATCCTATTTTTCAAGCGAACTATTAAAATTTCTTTAATAGATTGAACCCTTTTATTTGTCCAGTTATTCTccttttctttccctttccctGTTATGTTATGTCGTGTGAAATCTGACAAGATCGATTTGAGATAGAGATTTGTGAAATTTAATATCTGAAAGATTTAGCTGGATTTGATGGGATGTtttcacaattaattaattgatcaTATTGAACTCTAGATCAACCCTCTTTGCTTAAGCTTAGCCAAATTGATTAGGATCCTAATCAACCGTACTAATTATCTAATTAGCTAATATGAGAAGATGAACCTACTCTAAACACATTAACTAATCACATTAAGTTTTAGGGTATACCAGGATGAACAAATTAATATCTACTGTCTAATTAACTCATGCAATACGATTTAACAAGATTAACCTATAATTACATATTACATACTATATGCTAATCTAAAACATTTAATTGCACAATCAAACATTTATACTCAAGAGAATGTCATTAATGATCAATATATTTAGTATAAGTAAAAAAGTTTGAACAATATACAATGAAGGACAAATATCACAATTAATCAAAGAAGGGAAAAATTATCGAACCCAAGTTAGGAAACTAACCTCTGGCCACTAATGATCATGCAAATCATTGAACAATGACTAATTGAAGTTCCAACAGCAGAGATAAGAAAAACATGGTTATAAATGCCCACAAATGACAGAGAAAACAATGGGATTTCAACTGGATTAGTAGGCGCTTGCCTAAAAGGAAAGAAGGGATATATATGCATACATCGACTTGATGCCGCAACATTGGGTCTGAGGCATCCCCTTGTCTAAGTGCACCACTACACGTTGTCAGCGGTACAACAAGGGAGTGATGTGATGTTACCTTTATCTCCCAACTTGAAGCtcttagaaaaagaaaaaaaaaaagtgatgcTCACGATGAGCTTCTTAAGAGCTTTTTGATAACTTTGATCATTATTTTCCCTTTTATGCAATGGAGCTTCCATTTGGTCCTTTTTTGCACCGTTTTAGTTTTAATGTTATATCCTACTTCTTAGATGTCCAAGATCTATAAAATCAATACATAGCACATCAAACTCAAACTAAGGAATGATTCCGAATTATAGAGATACTTTCGGTGCTATCACACGTAAAgtcattacttagttaaataatGTTAATAGTAGAGACTTATTCATGAACGTCAtgaaattttatcaaaatttagggactaaattaataaataatataaccTAAATCGAAAGAAGTGGGAATCGAATAGCAGATCATAAAGGGAGAGGTGATTTTGCCAAAGTGAAAAAGAGAATAAGAAGATATTGTATATGACATATGTATTAGTTGATTGTAAGGGTGGTCAAAAAACATATATACACTTCTCCAGAAGGTAAAGATTGTTGATTAAAGAACAATAGATGAATTAGgatcaaaaagaaacaaagaaaggGAACAAAAGTGTGTTGCTGTAGTTGTTTCTCTTTTCCCCAAGCACATGCATTTCTATTCGCTATTTTATCTAAATCCATATTATCACATTCACAAACTCTTCATACTTAATTTATCTCGACTTTTCGACCATTTTTTAACACTTCAAAATTCAATCCAAAAAGATCGACTTTTCAACCATTTTTTAACACTTCAAAATTCAATCCAAACATGCTTTTGCATTCTTCTAAAATATGTAAAAAGAACTTTAGATTCAAATTAGAATGTGTCAACTACTCCATGTTGTTAGAGTATGTGTTAGAATGTATTCAGTTTAATGTTACATTGATAAATGGTGGCTTCTTTAGTGTAGTATTTAATGTTCTCGTATTATTGTAATACTTTGAGAAATCATAATGTAATTTTTCCGTCtctctatttttctttctcGATAATTTTCGCATACAACCCTGTCATTTTTTTACTCGTTTACAAAACCACATTGTATTTGAGATCAAGTAAAAATTACTTTAGACCACTCACCTAGTTGTTTCATTTTGTCTTAGCAATAATCATCATGGATTTTTTATCTTTGAAAACTTTCCAATTTTCCATtttgaattaaataaataaagatattTTTGACACAAATGAATGAAATGCACATTATTTCTTTCAATCCACACAAGTTAAAGGCAAAGATCAAGCAAGTAGATATTTAGCAACAATAATTTAGGATGGATCAAAATAAATACTTATTCTAATTAAATATATGGATTAAGTAGGCCTTTCTCAAATTTAAACCATGGAAGACCAAAAGTGAGACTTtaacttcctttttttttcggGAAAATTTTTTCCATTGTCGTTAAATTATAAATTGGGTCAAAAAATTAGAATGTAACCACTTTAGTTTCGACGACTATGATTTAGTTCTTGTAGTTTCATAAAATCCTCATAAATACCGTGACCTAGTTTTAGGAAATTTTATCAAACTATATGACTATGTTCTAACTAATGGAACTAAATTCTATTTTCCTCCAAACTATAATGACCAAATTTGTAACTTAACTACTTCGTTACATCTCTAGATTTCTCTCGTTGTTATCCATTTCTTATGaatattttcaaattccaaactaaagaaaagtagtttttaaaaaacttatatCTAGTTCTAACTTTTGTATTAAGAAAATCATCACATTCTCGGTGATAATCGACTAGAAAAGAAAATTGTGAATATATACTATCATTGATGTACAAGATCAATTACTATGTCTATCTAATTTATTGCGGTCTctctatagaaaaaaaaaaaaggtaaagttttgatatttaacatataaatttaatgaaaatttagttagTAGACAAATTTAAGTATTTGTAGTTATTAATATGTGTTGTAAACAACTTTAAGTATTTttagttattaaaaaaaaaagatgaaaagaaaaaacaaaataaactgATAACCCAACCTAAATTTcaagggttgggttgggttgaataTCTATTTTGAGTCATTCAGGTAACCACTCAGATCAACCTTCTCATTGGTCAAAATGTTCTTACAACCCAATCCAACCGAACTCACGAACTCAGGCACCCATATGGTTACTCAAATGGTAGGTTGTATCACCAACCAGAGAAATTTGGGTAATATTAGAGCAGTCCTATTCCACCACAAATACACTGCCATGATAATGTAGTTGAAAAGTTCTACAAAACTTAAAGAAAAGAGGAGAAACCACTGCCAAAGTCAAGAATGTTGTTGTTGCTTTAAATGATGTAGGTTGCTATGTTTCTCTATAAGAACATATTGCCCACATACTTTCTAGGTTTAGGACTTGAATTTTATTCTATAGTTTATATAATATCTGCCGAGTCAAAATCAAAGTCATTACAACAAATATATTCTCTACTACTGACCCATGAGAATTTATTAGAAATGAACTTTGCGATAAGTGCTGATGGAACTCAATCCACAGCAAATCTTGTTTTTGGAAACATTGATAAGAAACAGAACAATTTCCAAAAAAGGTTACCCTTTACTTTATTCACACCTCGACTTATTTTCTTACCTCCAAACCTGAAGCCTTCAAACATTTATCAACACTAAGGTCTCATTTACCCAAGTAAGTGAAAAGTATTTCTTTCGATGGTAACATGAAAGGACCATTTTGTTGTTTACCTATACTTTGTAATCGTAATAAGTTTAGAACATACTTCAAATTCTGTAATTAAATCATGCAACCTAATTGAACAATGGAAGGTGCTCAATCTAATTGTGATTGAAAATTATGTGAAACTATCTTTTATCGTTATCATTATGATTAGACATCTATTATCCGTTATCACTATGGTTAGACATATATTATTTACCTTTACCGTAATATTAGGGTCAAGCAATAGGATAACGAAGACTAACAGTAAAATATAATAGATTTATAATAGATAAATGTGATCAAGAGCAAAATAGTTATATTTGCGATTACGAATTCAAGCCTATTATTATGATTCATGTTCCAATTACACTCATTGTAAACATGGTCTACAATTAaacaaacaataaaacaaaataattattaaaaatataaccTATAATTTTGTAACCCAATCACGAGTTGGAACAAGCAGAGTTTTCCACTTCCAATATGCGTGTATACTCGCCAACAAAATTTGCTTACATTAGAACCAAAAATCTAAGAGGGCAAAaattctattgaaaaaaaaaaggtgaattTTAAATAGAAGTCGTAATACAAAACTTTGAATCTACAGCCTTAGCTTTTGATTTCCATGGCAACCAATCTATCCCCTCTAATCATGTCGTAATTCTTGTTTTCCTGTTAGGGAATCAATCACTTCTTTTTGAAATCCACTTTAAAGTCATAGTCATCGTCTTCCATTGCATCCGTAGACACTGATGATTTGTTAACTTTTTTCCTTTGCTTCTTCTCTGCTCTCCTCATTTTCGTATTTAGAATACCT
Encoded proteins:
- the LOC103493306 gene encoding chloride channel protein CLC-c isoform X1; the protein is MSTAKLLRHIPDPIDENHDNNREIDPSDRLVGSPFAEDRDSVSLTLGEPLLRTSTARISTTSQLAIVGSNICPIESLDYEIIENELFKQDWRSRRKIEIFQYIILKWALCLCIGLITGLVGFFNNIAVENIAGHKLLLTNNLMLKEKYFQAFVVYVGSNSVLAVAAAILCAYIAPAAAGSGIPEVKAYLNGIDAYSILAPSTLFVKIFGSIFAVAGGFVVGKEGPMVHTGACIASLLGQGGSRKYRLTWKWLRYFKNDRDRRDLITCGAAAGVAAAFRAPVGGVLFALEEAASWWRSALLWRTFFTTAVVAVVLRSFMEFCRGGQCGLFGEGGLIMFKINTENSTYGTPDLIAIVLLGVIGGVFGSLYNYLVDKVLRTYSIINERGPGTKLILVVAVSILTTCVSFGLPWLSQCLPCPTDLDDQCPTVGRSGNYKNFQCPPGHYNDLASLFFNTNDDAIRNLFTSANDKHFQLSSLFVFFVSIYCLGIITYGIAVPSGLFIPVILAGASYGRIVGRLFGSVATLDVSLYALLGAASFLGGTMRMTVSLCVILLELTNNLLMLPLLMLVLLISKSVADIFNKGVYDQIVKMKGLPFMEAHAEPFMRQLVAGGVASGPLITFSGIEKVDNIVHALKMTNHNGFPVIDEPPFSDSSELCGLVLRSHLLVLLREKKFTKKKVSLRSEIWRGFKAHDFAKPGSGKGVKLEDLEFNEEELEMFVDLHPITNTSPYTVVESMSLAKAAILFHALGLRHLLVVPKTPGRPPIAGILTRHDFMPEHILGLYPHLNPHK
- the LOC103493306 gene encoding chloride channel protein CLC-c isoform X2, which produces MSTAKLLRHIPDPIDENHDNNREIDPSDRLVGSPFAEDRDSVSLTLGEPLLRTSTARISTTSQLAIVGSNICPIESLDYEYFQAFVVYVGSNSVLAVAAAILCAYIAPAAAGSGIPEVKAYLNGIDAYSILAPSTLFVKIFGSIFAVAGGFVVGKEGPMVHTGACIASLLGQGGSRKYRLTWKWLRYFKNDRDRRDLITCGAAAGVAAAFRAPVGGVLFALEEAASWWRSALLWRTFFTTAVVAVVLRSFMEFCRGGQCGLFGEGGLIMFKINTENSTYGTPDLIAIVLLGVIGGVFGSLYNYLVDKVLRTYSIINERGPGTKLILVVAVSILTTCVSFGLPWLSQCLPCPTDLDDQCPTVGRSGNYKNFQCPPGHYNDLASLFFNTNDDAIRNLFTSANDKHFQLSSLFVFFVSIYCLGIITYGIAVPSGLFIPVILAGASYGRIVGRLFGSVATLDVSLYALLGAASFLGGTMRMTVSLCVILLELTNNLLMLPLLMLVLLISKSVADIFNKGVYDQIVKMKGLPFMEAHAEPFMRQLVAGGVASGPLITFSGIEKVDNIVHALKMTNHNGFPVIDEPPFSDSSELCGLVLRSHLLVLLREKKFTKKKVSLRSEIWRGFKAHDFAKPGSGKGVKLEDLEFNEEELEMFVDLHPITNTSPYTVVESMSLAKAAILFHALGLRHLLVVPKTPGRPPIAGILTRHDFMPEHILGLYPHLNPHK